ttATGACAATTACCATTTCCTGAGTCATTCTCGTAATGACAATATTTGTGTATTAAATTTGGGCATTTTGAATTAACTGTTAATTGACCATTATAGCTCTCCCCAAAATAGGTATTGATCGTATAAATGTCATAAtactacaaatatattttattaattaaacaaaaaatgtattaatataaatgctaatcaaatgaaaattaatataatttatgggGGATACAACATATAAAACACATGCgaagataatattttatttaaaaaattgtataccGTATTCTTAAAATTAGAACATGGATTTGCCATAATTTGAAGATTATGAgggataataatatttatatatattacgtAAATATTTGTTGTATCTATTTAAGCTCTTTGCATAGCAATTATCTTTCGTTAAACATGctatacttattttatgACAATTATCTAAATTACCTTAAATGGAGATTTGCTTAATATACTTTtgtaatatgtatatatgatacatttatacaaaaaatactattattactataatcCTTAAAGTACATAAATAgtcattttaaaaatatattacagttttatatagttgtttcttataatattgatttttacaaaattatagtatttttaaattaagtTACATGCTCCATTTCTATTCAAATtagataatattatattatttggatttaatatagataaattCATGGccaattttaatatgttcaataactttatttttatttctatatacttcaatttagaaatataacatattgggctattttataatttattttgagCATCTTTCCTATGGTTTAAAATAACAATTACCATTGAACCCGTATATATTGATCTATTTATAAACTTAAATAATtcttatatacatattattttttaaataatacttagtaatattaaatatgtaacacataaataaatattgatgtaaattttaaagcataataaaaaaataggtGTAATTAGATTGTTATATTGCACtttaaaaggaaaaatataaggtatgttttctcttttaataaatgaatttagTTAAACATTCGTTAAATGTTTTCCACAGTTCATTTTTATCTCATATGTTCTACTGTTATAGTTATCAATGTATATACATTCaagtaatttattaaaaattcgATGATAAAACAATGCTGCTTGTGATCAAAGATGATTCACAAAcactaataaataatacattctaatatggaataataaaaataaatttaacattaattgaatttttaaccttttttctatttatatAGTTTTTTAGAATATAAAACCACATATGTCAAATCGTATctttaacaaaatatataacattgaTATCTCTATAATGCGTTATTATTTATCACTGGTTTATTACTCATtcaataaaacaaatatttatatatcgGTATTAGAAAATaccattatatttatataataatttttactaaatatttatagaaaCAATTATATGCAACATATAGCAGGAGTTTATATGGgtattttttaatcattCATTATGTTAGTAACGCTTTCATTcctataattatataaacaaatttaaaattaaacgGACCACAATAACAACAtcatctttatatatatattataattatataaatatatattttaattatacttATGAGTTTATTTAcctataataataaacaaatttacatatttatcatttttaatacttATGTTGAGTTATAAAATCGAGCTCACAGAATATGAAcccaaaaataaaaggaatCAATTAAacttatcatatatataatagtattttattttataaacaaaaaaaattaacaaaaaaattaattaataaatggtaCAGGGTTATCCTggatatgtatttatacgTTTAATAATCACATTTTCTCATCAACTCaacgatttttttttatatccatTACTTTCGTTATTTATCATCCGATTCAGGTGGTATTGAAAGGCGaatcataataaattattttcttgtATTTCTCATTCTTCTTCCTCAGTTTATcacattaaatattaaattatttaaatcaacGTTATCTTATAGAATCAAATCGATGCTCTGGATTCATCTGTCTATATCGATTCCGAGATTTTATCGATTGGGCCATAAACCATTAACCACAAattaacaataaatataaaaaatacatagtTCACCACATTTACCATTAAGTTATATTAACATGAAATccaattattataatttgccctatacatatttttaataactcattttctatatgtatttaaagCAATTCCCTAAACtaatacataataaaattatacaaaattaaattcaTTATAGCACTTAACCCTAGAGAGAATATAGGTTTCGCAAACACACCATAAACACTGACTCAGAACATAAAACTATATAAGAATCATGCAGAATacaataatatgcatatataactttatattttattaattatattatttaattattcttataaaccccaaaattatatatttccaatAGACATCTTCTTAACATATATCaataattattactattCCTGGAATAATCACTGTTCTTCgaatcatatataattattcattttcttcgttattttttttattttttctcttaaATATTGTCTTTGAAGTTGTTTATCAAAtccaaataatgaatactaaaataaaatgttaaGAAGCATATCATGTTAAAgtttgcatatatttaatgaaaataattttgaatattatatttataaatttcttATCATTTACCTTATATGCAATTCCCAAGAAAATTGGTATTGCAAATATCAATAAAGCTGGAATTAATTTGCTTGCTATCGACGAGCTTGATGATGTAACCTCAGAACCTTGTAAAGAAAGGTGTGGATTATTTTGTACATGACTTGGCGTAGAAGTTTCTACCGAAACTTGTGTTGTTTTTGTCGTTAGAAGAGGTGGAATACTGGTACAACCAGTGCATTTTTCAgcacaatatattttaaaattatcataattatttgataaaCTAGGCAATAATGTTGTATGTGAACTGTCATCAGTATcaaaatcattattattaagaaGTTCTTGATAttcatcaaaaaatattttagcTTTTCCATAATATTGGGTGCAATCTGATATATCCTTATTAATATCATCGTACATGCTACATAatgattttaataaattataaaatttagaTATAATCCCCTTATTCACATTCATCAAATATTTcgtattatttataagatCATCAATAATGTTAGAATAATCTTTAGTATTAGTTGAAACCAAGGTATGTCCTCCACGttgatttttatattgatCATAAAAGTCATTTAAATTGCTGATGGAATTATCAGGTTTTAGGTttaacatataaattaaccatatggtaatatatttgttaatattcatattatttggtATATCATCCTCAATCGAATCAAGATCataaattgttttaataaGGGATATCCATCCAGccataattttatcattatcattCTCACAATTGTCATTTTcacaattattattacaataGGTTTGGCAAATTTCATTATCATTAAATTGATAGTTTCCACCATTTAATGTATCGGGAAAATCCTTCcaaaaaacattaaaaatttgacactaaaaaaacaattaaaaGCAATTATTAGAAATATAGATTACTAAAATAAAGTTTAATGGcatttacatataataaaatatcaaaaatgtaaaggaaaacatttttattaaaaaatgcatataccAATTGGGCATCCATtataatgaatttttaGTATTGATTTGTAAAATGAGTAGAACCATACtgattttatatacattgcGTCAAACATGTAACACAAATACTTTAAccctatatataaaaactgCCTGtagttaaatatattataaggtgttcaataatttaattaatatagaataccaaaataatgatattagTAAATAAACGTTATATTTCTGTTTATGATAAATAACTAAATTACCTTAAATAGAAGGTCGATTATACACTTTTTccatatgtatatgatgcatttatacaaaaaatgctattattactataatccttaaaaaaatataaatacttatttaatacaatatattacagatttatatatctgtttcttataatatagatttttctaaaattatagatttttaaattaagtTACATGTTCCATTTTCAATTCAAATtagataaatttatattatttttatttaatatcgATAAATTCATAaccaattttaataaatccaataacattatttttaaaccTATATGCTTCAatttagaaatatattttattgggttatcttataatatatattgagCATCTTTTCTACGGTTTAAAATAACAATTAGCACTGAACCCATATTTATGAGCTATTTATAAGGTTAAATAAGATCTTGAATgcaaacaatttttaaaatcatacttagtaaatattaaacatataaCACAAATAAGTATTGATGCAAATTTTAAAGTATAATAGAAAGTTATGTGCAATTAGATTGTTATATTGGACTTTGAGAggacaaaatataatatattttctctttttatatatataatattcgCTAAATGTTATGTATTGCTCATTTtatcttatatattttacttcTATAGTTAtcaatgtatatatattcaagtaatttattaaaaaccctaagataaaataatgttattttaaatttaaaaagttgtAATTACTATGTACTGATAATATAGTCCATGGTAATatggaataataaaaagacaTTTAACACGAATTGAGTCTTTAACTCTTTCTCCATCAatcccattttttataatataaaactgTATATCCCCTAATTTATCATTAACAATATATGTAACATTGATACATTTGTAATGCACTATTATATGCTGTTGATTCATTATTCAATCAATAAAACAAACATTCATTCATCTATGTTAGAAAgtatcatatataattttttactgaatatttatagaaaacAATTGTATGTAGCATATAACAAGGAATTAATGGAGgcaattattatattttttaaaaatatactattaatttttacaataataaatgattttataaaaaatatattttttattcattcattattttaataatgtttttattcttagaattatataaataaatatataattgaaaattaAGTGAACCATTCTAACAACATCATctttatacaaattataataatatataattacgtattataattatataagtatattttttaattatacttATGAGTTCATTTAcctataataatagtaataaacgaatttacttatttataatttttaataattatatcgAGTTTTAAAATAAGATTCATGGAATATTAATCCCAAAATAGAagttattaattaaatttataattccaaaaaattttcttttcttttatagacaaaaaaaattaacaaaaaaaataaattaataaatggtaCAGGATCAGCCTGCATaagtttgtatatatttaataatggatctttttttttgccaACTGAATTTATAATAGGTTTTAGGTCTTTGTTCCTATCAtatgattttataattatttgaatcGGTCTTTTTCCTCCAATTGAATTTATAaccttttttatgtttttttttctcttcgATTTGTTTGTCCACCCAAGTGATAGATACtaacataaaaatggggaaatcatatttatgtagaaaataaatgttaaatacattatatttactaaTTGGATATTATTTACCTTATACATAATTGCTAAAAAAGCGAATATTGAAATGCTTATAACACCAATACCTAGTAcgccatattttttattttgtgcTATACGCCATATTGATGTTTTTTCGTTCATTTTAACAACATTTCCATTTGTGCTTCCATTCCCTGTGTTTGATAGACCGGTACTAGAACTTGGTAATGTATCTTTAGTATTTGTCATTGTTTGAACTCCTCTTGTTCCAGTGTTTGAATCAGGTTGCTGTAATGTGTTAGACCCATCATTTTTAACTGTGTTTTGTAATTTATCTTGTGTTTGGTTAGAATGTGGCTGGGACGGTGATGGAGTTTGTGGTGTATCCTGTGGTTGTGACAATGATGGATTTTGGTGATCTGGTAGATCTGGCGATTTTTGTGGATCTGATAGAGTTTGTGACGGCGGTGATTGTGAATTTGGATCTGGTTTTTGAATTTGCGGTGTCTTTAATGCATTATCACCTGTGGATGAACCATTCCCTGAACTACCTGACCCAGATTGATTATCACCTGATGTAAAAGTACCCAATGAACTTAATTGG
This genomic stretch from Plasmodium vinckei vinckei genome assembly, chromosome: PVVCY_02 harbors:
- a CDS encoding CIR protein PIR protein, with amino-acid sequence MDAQLCQIFNVFWKDFPDTLNGGNYQFNDNEICQTYCNNNCENDNCENDNDKIMAGWISLIKTIYDLDSIEDDIPNNMNINKYITIWLIYMLNLKPDNSISNLNDFYDQYKNQRGGHTLVSTNTKDYSNIIDDLINNTKYLMNVNKGIISKFYNLLKSLCSMYDDINKDISDCTQYYGKAKIFFDEYQELLNNNDFDTDDSSHTTLLPSLSNNYDNFKIYCAEKCTGCTSIPPLLTTKTTQVSVETSTPSHVQNNPHLSLQGSEVTSSSSSIASKLIPALLIFAIPIFLGIAYKYSLFGFDKQLQRQYLREKIKKITKKMNNYI